The following are encoded in a window of Candidatus Methylomirabilota bacterium genomic DNA:
- a CDS encoding ABC transporter ATP-binding protein — translation MGWGSDEIVLEARDLRKAFGGVRAVDGCSFAVPRGKISGLIGPNGSGKTTTFNLLTGLMEPDGGQVIYKGENFAGLKPYQIFRKGVTRTFQITRIFREMTVLENMLSVTGLDVPDRVARERAEDLIAFVNLTHLRAEYGGRLSYGQQKLLEFVRALMTDPELILLDEPAAGVNRTLLQHLLDHIHRLEERGKTIVIVEHDMNVIMNHCERIFVMDYGVKIAEGPPAEIQRDERVIEAYFGRRRR, via the coding sequence ATGGGCTGGGGTTCGGACGAGATCGTCCTCGAGGCCCGCGACCTCCGGAAGGCCTTCGGCGGGGTCCGGGCCGTGGACGGGTGCAGCTTCGCCGTTCCCCGGGGGAAGATCTCCGGGCTCATCGGCCCCAACGGCTCGGGCAAGACGACGACCTTTAATCTATTAACGGGGCTCATGGAGCCCGACGGCGGGCAGGTGATCTACAAAGGGGAGAATTTCGCCGGCCTCAAGCCCTACCAGATCTTCCGCAAGGGCGTGACGCGGACGTTCCAGATCACGCGCATCTTCCGGGAGATGACGGTGCTCGAGAACATGCTCTCGGTGACCGGGCTCGACGTGCCCGACCGGGTCGCGCGCGAGCGGGCCGAGGACCTCATCGCGTTCGTCAACCTCACGCACCTGCGCGCCGAGTACGGCGGGCGCCTCTCCTACGGGCAGCAGAAGCTCCTGGAGTTCGTGCGGGCGCTCATGACCGACCCGGAGCTGATCCTGCTCGACGAGCCGGCGGCCGGCGTCAACCGGACGCTGCTCCAGCACCTGCTCGACCACATTCACCGGCTCGAGGAGCGGGGCAAGACGATCGTGATCGTGGAGCACGACATGAACGTCATCATGAACCACTGCGAGCGGATCTTCGTGATGGACTACGGTGTGAAGATCGCCGAAGGACCGCCGGCCGAGATCCAGCGTGACGAGCGGGTCATCGAGGCCTACTTCGGCCGCCGCCGGCGATGA